The following proteins are encoded in a genomic region of Cryptomeria japonica chromosome 11, Sugi_1.0, whole genome shotgun sequence:
- the LOC131079238 gene encoding probable ascorbate-specific transmembrane electron transporter 1 has protein sequence MDSAHLGISAKPMTWVVHLLGLAVSVLVLVWCIYFRGGLAFEATNKSLIFNIHPVLMLIGYIFVASEAILVYKVLPIPKFYQKVVHLSLHLIALVLGAVGIYAAFKYHNESGIVNLYSWHSWLGLGTICLFAIQWLVGFFSFFFPGAPDSVRGSLLPWHVLFGLLVYLFAIAAAELGFLEKLTFLESSGLYKYGSEAMLVNFTALAVLIFAVFVILSAILPAEEEPEGYTTIETAAP, from the exons atggattctgcacatttggGCATTTCTGCAAAGCCCATGACATGGGTGGTTCACCTATTGGGCTTGGCAGTCAGTGTCCTGGTGCTTGTCTGGTGCATATATTTCAGAGGCGGCCTTGCATTTGAAGCTACCAACAAGAGCCTTATTTTCAAT ATCCATCCTGTTCTCATGCTCATAGGCTACATTTTTGTTGCAAGTGAAG CTATTCTTGTTTACAAGGTCCTTCCAATACCAAAATTCTACCAAAAAGTGGTACATCTATCCCTACATCTGATTGCTTTGGTATTAGGAGCTGTTGGCATATATGCTGCTTTCAAATACCACAATGAAAGTGGAATTGTGAATCTATACAGCTGGCATTCATGGCTGGGCCTTGGTACCATTTGTTTATTTGCTATACAG TGGCTGGTTGgattcttctctttcttctttcccGGTGCACCAGATTCTGTGAGGGGTAGTTTACTCCCTTGGCATGTGTTGTTTGGTCTTTTGGTATATCTTTTTGCAATAGCAGCAGCAGAGCTTGGGTTTTTGGAGAAGCTTACTTTTCTTGAGAGTTCAGGGTTGTACAAATATGGTTCTGAAGCCATGTTAGTGAATTTTACTGCACTGGCTGTACTTATATTTGCAGTTTTTGTTATTCTTTCTGCCATCTTACCAGCCGAAGAAGAACCAGAAGGGTACACTACAATAGAGACTGCAGCACCCTAA